DNA from Centroberyx gerrardi isolate f3 chromosome 20, fCenGer3.hap1.cur.20231027, whole genome shotgun sequence:
GAAATAACATCCTAGCTCCAGACATCTTGTTCTAAAGGATCTTAGTATAATCTATCCTCCAATATGCAGCCAGTAGCCAGAAACTTAGTAGTGATTTTTGTCAATGACTTGACTTTTGAAGAACAGGTAAACAGAGTAATTCAGTCTTGCTTCGTATAGTTGAGAAACATGACAAAAATCAAGTTGTTTAAATCCTCTGCAGATGGAAGGAAAGGTTATCAATGCTTTTGACTCAAGACGACTGTAGCTCCTTCATttcctgcctcagtcaaaaaTCACTTTTTAACTGGTGCCAAACGAAAAGACCCTATTAGACcaattagaatagaatatagaactgattttaagattttactaaTCATGTTTAAAGTATGAGTAGATCTGGCCCCTACCTACATTACAGACCTTGTAGTCCTTTATGAGTTGGAAGTTGGAGTTGAAACCCACTGGACTATTTGATAAATAAAAGAGCGATCAGTTGATGAAATGGTCATTATAGCAGCTCACTCAATAGGctagaggcagagaggctgatCAAACACTGAAAGGCTGCTGGTTTGATCTCCAGCACCAACAGGTGGGTGTATTCCTGCAGGGAGATGTGACTGGAAGGTGGCTGGTGTGATGTAATGCTAAGGTGTCCAGCAACACTGTCAGGGACACTGCAGAGACACTGCACTTGGGGCAATCCCCAAGGAGCAATATCTGTTTCTGGGAGAGATATAAGGAAAGGCAATGAAATAATCTTGAATAACTGTAATCATTGAGGAGGTTGTCTGATTGTTCTCTCTCCTAGGTGCGTCCCAGGGGCAGCAAACACTACATTCATGTCTGTGGAGGAACTCTCATCCACAAGAACTGGATCCTTACTGCTGCTCACTGTTTCCAAAAGTAacccacacataaacacacacaaaaagacacacaaaaagacacattGTTCAAGCATCggttatgatgatgatgttagCATAACATAGGCTGTTGCTACAaataacaaagaaacaaaagaaacaaaaaaaagatcatGATGCAAGGCTTTTCTTTAATTCCCTGTGTATGTCAGGGGTAAAGCCGAGGATGCTGGGAGCTGGAGGATTGTCCTGGGGAAGCACCAACTGAAGCGTTCAGAGACACCAGAGAGGATTTTCCCAGTGAGGCGAATCTACCGCCACGAGCATTTCCGTTACCCCACACACAGCGAGCTGGACTACGACATCGCCCTGGTGAAAGCTGCCACAGATATCGTCCCTTCCAACTTCATCCGCTACGCCTGCCTGCCGCGCAAGCAGATCAGCCTCAAACCAGGGCATTACTGCTGGGTGACTGGCTGGGGAGACACCCGGGGTGAGTGGGGGATGGGGGACTGGCAAGTGGGTGTTAGAAAGATGggagaaggggtgtgtgtgaagAAGCAGAGTGTTGGGAGAAGGACTGAAGGAGAGGGGGCATAAGGATAATGGGAGGGGGAAGAAACACTGGGAGAAGCAACAGAAATCAATCTGATACCACAACAGTTGTGTTATTTGAATGTTGTCCTTTAACACATTTCAGGTGGGAAGGAGAACGTTTCTCTGGCTGAGGCTCTGAATCAAGCACGGCTGCCTATCATTGACTTCAAGACCTGCCGGCAGAAGAAGTTCTGGGGCGACCGCGTCCGAGACTCCATGATCTGCGCTGGATTCAGAGACACCGAGGGTCCGCCCGCTGCATGCCAGGTAGGACTGGGAGTTGCCCACCTTGGCTGATAGCTTGAAGATTGATttcatgaatgaatggatgaatgactgGACACATGATGGATGAGAGGCTGCATTAACAATCTTGTGATGTACATTTTGCACCTCGGTCCTCGCTCACCGTCACTGTGAtaaccctcctctccctcctgtcccaGGGCGACTCCGGTGGTCCTCTGCTGTGTCAGCTGGGGCGGGACCGCTGGGAGGTGCACGGCGTGGTGAGCTTCGGTCCCATCGGCTGCACTGTGGAAAACAAGCCCAGCGTTTTCACCCGCACCGCCGCCTACATCCCCTGGATTGAGGCGACACGCATCAGGGACTTCTTCCTGCACTGAGCACGCCACCTCACCCAGTGCGGACAGCAAACATAAGCTCTGCTCTCTACTCTGTCACCTCTTGGATGTCTACATATTACTCCAAAGTATTGGTTTGTCTGAAAGTCTCACAGCCCCACTCATGAATGTTCCCTGGTTTCTTTTTGGATGACACTTTCACCATTTCTGCATTATCCCTCACTGGTCTTGGGTGATAAATCCACTTCAAGTGTGTGAATACATGTTCCTAATGTGACATAATTGTGTTCTAACAATATGTACACTATATATTACAAAATATACTATGTACTACTCTGGTTTAGAATAGTATAGAATTGTACCAGAGTACTACACAGTATACAGCTACTCTGACATAAAGTTgaccttcctctctttcatgAGTGGACTTTCAAAACACTATTCCAGACCATCTAGTTTACACCTATAGTCTACACTTGTGCAATAAAATTGGTTAAAAGCAAAATCCTATTgaatttttcccattttttttttatttttaattcatgGTAAAGCGAGTTTGATGGGGACAAAAATACAGCACACACTTCCAGTACAGTTTTACAGTAATGTTCACACCGGCCGAGCTTCCAACTCGCACAGGAAAATAGTACCCACTGTAGATACGTTGCAATAAATACATTACAATAGTATAACTGACTGTAAggccttggtgtgtgttggcGAGTCTCTGGGTGAATGTCTCTTTGCTCTTGCAGTCCAAGGTCAGGAGACGACAGAGGAACGATGACTGACGGGTTCTAGTGGCTCACACTGACTGAGGGACTCCAGTGTGATTCAGCTGGTGAACCACACACACCAGATGTCACAAGTCATCTTACAAATTGATATTGGCTCATTTAACCCAAACTTCATGGGTTAATGTCAGCGATGTGACATCATTGATTTTAATACCAGTATTAGAGGAGCCTAATAAGTGTCCCAGGTAACTTTACATTTGCTCTTAATACAATAATATACTAAAAGACATCCTACAAAACATCCCCACCCTGCCAAATGAACATGTTAAATATCAGATCACTGATGGGAATACCCCCGAGGGTAAAGACGAAGGAAGAGAGGGCCTAGATGTGGAATTCCAAGTCAAATTCAGTCCGTATTTTCACAACTTCGTTTTCATTTCTCCTGCATCCCAGAATGCTCCTCACCGGGGAAGTGGACAGCGGCTATGGAGGGGCCAGGGATCTGGGACGAAATCACATTCCCTGGAAAGTACACTGCATTTGACCAGAGTCTAATTCCTCTTAGTGCTGTGGTT
Protein-coding regions in this window:
- the LOC139912821 gene encoding elastase-1, whose product is MAVPGPPPLLLPPLLLLLLSQAALPAAAYTLTPGRQPQHKVLHLDWPKDCGMAHYKPNMAERIVSGNEARPHSWPWQVSLQVRPRGSKHYIHVCGGTLIHKNWILTAAHCFQKGKAEDAGSWRIVLGKHQLKRSETPERIFPVRRIYRHEHFRYPTHSELDYDIALVKAATDIVPSNFIRYACLPRKQISLKPGHYCWVTGWGDTRGGKENVSLAEALNQARLPIIDFKTCRQKKFWGDRVRDSMICAGFRDTEGPPAACQGDSGGPLLCQLGRDRWEVHGVVSFGPIGCTVENKPSVFTRTAAYIPWIEATRIRDFFLH